Below is a genomic region from Catenuloplanes atrovinosus.
TCCGGTCCGGGAACATCAGCGCCTGCAACGACAGCCCGTCCACGATCACGTGCAGCCGGGCCGCGCGCGCCTCCCGCTCCGGGTCGGCCAGCGGCGCGGTGAGCTCGTCCGGCCCGGGGAACCCGGTGAGCCCGGCCACGGCGAGCCGGCACAGGTGGCGGGTGCCGTGCCAGGCCGCGTCGCGCGCCTCGTCCAGGCCGGGCGCGCGCAGCGTGCGATCCGAGACGGCCACGAAGACCAGCACCTCGATCCGGCGCTCCTCGTCCAGCGGCAGCAACTCCTCCAGCACGGCCAGCACCCGGGCGAACGGCGTCAGTGACGGGTCGGCCAGGTGCTCCCGGATGCGCGCCGGCACCCGCTCCATCATCAGGTGCGCCGCGAAGGTCAGCAGCTCCGCCTGCGTCGAGAAGTAGTGCCGGATCGCGCCGGTGGACCAGCCGGACTCGGCCGCGATCGCGCGCACCGACACCGCGCCGGTGCCCTCCCGGCCGATCACCCGCCACAGGGCCGCGGCGAGCTCACGTCTGCGCTGGTCATGGTCGACGATCCGGGGCACCCCTCTTTTTAGCACGGCCGTGTTACCTTGTTTTTCACACGACCGTGCTAAATAACATGGGGGAGGACGCTCGTGGATGTCCTGACGCTCGTCGGCCTGGCCGGGCTGGCGCTCATCGACAGCACCAGCATCGGCACGCTGGTGATCCCGATCTGGATGCTGCTCGCGCCGCGGGTGCGGGCATCCCGGTTCCTGATCTACCTGGCCACCGTGGCGATCTTCTACGCGATCGTCGGTGTGATCCTGGTGCTCGGCGCGGAGGCCGCGACCGCCGCGCTCTCCGGGCTGTCGAACGCGCGCTGGGTCCTCTGGGCGCAACTCGTGGTGGGCGTGGGCCTGTTCGCGCTCAGCTTCCGCTTCGACGGCAAGCGCGCGAGGGCCGGCTCCGGCCGCGCGGACCGCTGGCGCGCGCGGCTGACCGGCGACGGCGCCACGATCCCGGCGATGATCGGCCTCGGCCTGGGCGCGGCCACGCTGGAGGTCGCCACCATGCTGCCGTACCTGGCCGCGGTTGGCCTGATCACGTCCGCCGGGCTGCCGGCCGCCGGATGGCTGTCCGTGCTCGGCGGCTACGTGCTGGTGATGATCCTGCCCGCGCTGGTCCTCGGCGGCGTGCGGGTGCTGGCCCACCACCGGGTCGAGCCGCTGCTCACCCGCCTGGGTGCCTGGCTGGCGAAACACGCGGACGGCGCGCTCGGCTGGGCCCTCGCCATCGTCGGCTTCCTGCTCGCCCGGGACGCGGCCGTCCGCCTGCTCCCCCTGGAACGGTGGCTGGGGAACTGAACCGCGCGTTGACGACCCGCCGAGCCACCCCATAGCATCGATCCTCATCGGTGGCTCGGCGGGCAACACGCGCCGCGGAGCGCCCCGGCCGGGAGCCCGGGGCGCCGTGCCGCGCCACCGCCGGCATGCGGGCACATGCCGGGGCCGACGCTCTTCCGCCTTCGTGTGAAAGGTTGCCCACTATGCGCGCGACATGGACGCGCCTCGCTCCCGTCATCGCCGCCGGACTCGTGGCGGCCGCGCTCGTGCCGCTGGCGCAGGCGCGCGCGGAGGAGCCGATCACGGTCGTCAACAGCACCTTCGAGGACGGTACGACCGGCGGGTGGGCCCCGCGCGGCGCCGAGGTCGTCGAGGCGGCCACCGACGTCGCGCACGGCGGCACCGGCAGCCTCGCGGTCCGCGGCCGCACCCAAACCTGGGAGGGCCCGGTCCTGGACGTGCGCGGCACGTTCGACAAGGGCGTGCAGTACACGGTCTCCGCCTGGGTGCGGCCGGCCGCCGGCGCGGACACCGCGCGGATCAGCGTCGAGCGGCGCACCGGCGGCGTCGCCTCCTACGACCAGGTGGTGGGCGACACGCCGCTGCCGGCCGGCACCTGGGTGCACCTGACCGGCCGCTACACGCTCGCCGCCGACGTCGAGTTCCTCACGCTGTACGTGGAGACCGCGAACGCGACCGGCGAGTTCCACGTCGACGACGTCACGGTCACGTACGTGCCGGCCACGCCGATCCAGGAGGACATCCCGTCGATCAAGGACGTGGTCACGGAGTTCCCGGTCGGCGCCGCGATCACCCCGGTCGCGCTGATCGGCGAGCACGGCCGGCTGCTGACCAAGCACTTCGATTCGGTCACCCCCGGCAACGCGCTGAAGTGGGACGCGACCGAGCCGGCCGAGGGCGACTTCCGGTT
It encodes:
- a CDS encoding TetR/AcrR family transcriptional regulator produces the protein MPRIVDHDQRRRELAAALWRVIGREGTGAVSVRAIAAESGWSTGAIRHYFSTQAELLTFAAHLMMERVPARIREHLADPSLTPFARVLAVLEELLPLDEERRIEVLVFVAVSDRTLRAPGLDEARDAAWHGTRHLCRLAVAGLTGFPGPDELTAPLADPEREARAARLHVIVDGLSLQALMFPDRMPPPVARDTLAGALRELTLRAPGE
- a CDS encoding GAP family protein, with protein sequence MDVLTLVGLAGLALIDSTSIGTLVIPIWMLLAPRVRASRFLIYLATVAIFYAIVGVILVLGAEAATAALSGLSNARWVLWAQLVVGVGLFALSFRFDGKRARAGSGRADRWRARLTGDGATIPAMIGLGLGAATLEVATMLPYLAAVGLITSAGLPAAGWLSVLGGYVLVMILPALVLGGVRVLAHHRVEPLLTRLGAWLAKHADGALGWALAIVGFLLARDAAVRLLPLERWLGN